One Streptomyces sp. B21-105 genomic region harbors:
- a CDS encoding carbon-nitrogen family hydrolase codes for MRASLLQIAVEEDESVEARRVRVAGLVREQAAADLVVLPELWTTGAFAYERFADEAEPLQGPTYEAMAKAASEAGVWLHAGSIPERASAAGGSAGDEGPLYNTSLVFSPAGDLAAVYRKIHRFGFDKGEAVLMSAGEDPVTVRLPATTVGVATCYDLRFPELFRALVDAGTETFVLSAGWPERRRAHWTLLARARAVENQAFVLACGTAGTHAGVPQAGHSIVVDPWGEVLAEAGPGEEILTVDFDPAAVATTRELFPALKDRVLGLRPPTR; via the coding sequence GTGCGCGCCTCTCTCCTCCAGATCGCCGTAGAAGAGGACGAATCGGTCGAAGCGCGGCGGGTGCGGGTCGCCGGGTTGGTAAGAGAACAGGCCGCCGCCGACCTCGTGGTGCTGCCGGAACTGTGGACGACCGGGGCGTTCGCCTACGAGCGGTTCGCCGACGAGGCCGAGCCCTTGCAGGGCCCGACGTACGAGGCGATGGCGAAGGCGGCGAGCGAGGCCGGCGTGTGGCTGCACGCGGGCTCGATCCCGGAACGGGCGTCGGCCGCGGGCGGCTCCGCCGGGGACGAGGGACCCCTTTACAACACGTCGCTCGTCTTCTCCCCCGCCGGTGACCTTGCCGCCGTCTACCGCAAGATCCACCGCTTCGGCTTCGACAAGGGCGAGGCCGTGCTGATGAGCGCGGGCGAGGACCCGGTGACGGTCCGGCTGCCCGCGACGACCGTCGGCGTCGCCACCTGTTACGACCTCCGTTTCCCCGAACTCTTCCGCGCCCTCGTGGACGCCGGCACCGAGACCTTCGTGCTCTCCGCGGGCTGGCCGGAGCGCCGCCGGGCGCACTGGACGCTGCTGGCCCGGGCGCGGGCGGTCGAGAACCAGGCGTTCGTGCTCGCTTGTGGAACGGCCGGGACGCACGCCGGAGTTCCGCAGGCGGGTCACTCGATCGTGGTCGATCCGTGGGGCGAGGTGCTGGCGGAGGCGGGCCCCGGCGAGGAGATCCTGACCGTCGACTTCGACCCGGCCGCGGTCGCCACGACCCGCGAACTGTTCCCGGCCCTCAAGGACCGCGTCCTCGGCCTGCGCCCCCCGACCCGCTGA
- a CDS encoding LURP-one-related/scramblase family protein gives MRFLVRDRLLGIGDDYWIEDDRGDKVYLVDGKAMRLRDTFELKDTRGRVLIDIHKKMLALRDTMVIERDGEPLATIRRKRLSLLRNHYRVALADGRTELDVSGRILDREFAVEYDGELLAVVSRRWLHVRETYGVDVVREDADPALLIAVAVCVIHLADKERHED, from the coding sequence ATGAGATTCCTCGTGCGCGACCGGCTGCTCGGCATCGGCGACGACTACTGGATCGAGGACGACCGCGGCGACAAGGTCTACCTCGTCGACGGCAAGGCGATGCGGCTGCGGGACACCTTCGAACTGAAGGACACCCGCGGACGGGTCCTGATCGACATCCACAAGAAGATGCTCGCCCTGCGGGACACCATGGTGATCGAGCGGGACGGCGAGCCGCTGGCCACGATCCGGCGCAAGCGGCTGTCGTTGCTGCGCAACCACTACCGGGTGGCTCTGGCGGACGGCCGCACCGAGCTCGACGTCAGCGGCAGGATCCTCGACCGGGAGTTCGCGGTCGAGTACGACGGCGAACTCCTCGCCGTCGTCTCACGGCGGTGGCTGCACGTGCGCGAGACGTACGGCGTCGACGTCGTGCGCGAGGACGCGGATCCGGCGCTGCTCATCGCGGTGGCGGTGTGCGTGATCCACCTCGCCGACAAGGAGCGGCACGAGGACTGA
- a CDS encoding NHL domain-containing thioredoxin family protein, producing the protein MTDSSPAPAPRRVRVRAPELIGKGGWLNTGGHQYTLADLRGRIVVLDFWTFCCVNCLHVLDELRELEEKHRDTVVVVGVHSPKFVHEAEHQAVVDAVERYGVEHPVLDDPELATWKQYAVRAWPTLVVIDPEGYVVAQHAGEGHVHAIERLVAELEAEHAAKGTLRRGDGPYVAPEPEPTALRFPGKALVLPGGNILVSDTTRHQLVELAEDGETVVRRIGSGVRGFADGGAQTAAFNEPQGLALLDDSAVVVADTVNHALRRLDLGSGAVTTLAGTGRQWWQGSPTSGPAREVDLSSPWDVALFGGRVWIAMAGVHQLWAYDPADGTVGVVAGTTNEGLVDGPGAEAWFAQPSGLAAAPDGERLWLADSETSALRWVDRAGVVHTAVGTGLFDFGHRDGAAGQALLQHPLGVTVLPDGSVAVSDTYNHALRRYDPATGEVSTLATDLREPSDAVLVGEDIVVVESARHRLTRLRLPEEAVTVDAVAHRTRRAATEVAPGALRLDVIFQAPAGQKLDTRYGPSTRLLVSATPPELLLKGEGAGTDLTRALELDPAVPEGVLHVSAMAASCDDGPANEYPACHVHQQDWGVPVRLTEGAADRLALVLAGLDPQA; encoded by the coding sequence ATGACCGACTCCTCACCGGCCCCGGCCCCCCGCCGCGTCCGTGTCCGTGCCCCCGAGCTGATCGGCAAGGGCGGCTGGCTGAACACGGGCGGACACCAGTACACCCTTGCCGACCTGCGCGGACGCATAGTCGTTCTCGATTTCTGGACGTTCTGCTGTGTGAACTGCCTGCATGTGCTGGACGAGTTGCGGGAGCTGGAGGAGAAGCACCGGGACACGGTGGTCGTGGTCGGCGTGCACTCGCCGAAGTTCGTGCACGAGGCCGAACACCAGGCGGTCGTCGACGCCGTCGAGCGGTACGGCGTCGAGCATCCGGTCCTCGACGACCCCGAGCTGGCGACGTGGAAGCAGTACGCCGTGCGCGCGTGGCCGACGCTCGTCGTGATCGACCCGGAGGGGTACGTCGTCGCCCAGCACGCCGGTGAGGGGCATGTGCACGCCATCGAGCGGCTGGTGGCGGAGCTGGAGGCCGAGCACGCCGCGAAGGGCACCCTGCGGCGCGGCGACGGACCGTACGTGGCGCCGGAGCCCGAGCCGACCGCGCTGCGCTTCCCGGGCAAGGCGCTGGTGCTGCCCGGCGGGAACATCCTGGTCAGCGACACCACGCGGCACCAGCTCGTGGAGCTCGCGGAGGACGGGGAGACGGTGGTGCGCCGGATCGGGTCCGGCGTGCGCGGCTTCGCCGACGGCGGCGCACAGACGGCCGCCTTCAACGAACCGCAGGGCCTCGCCCTGCTCGACGACTCCGCCGTGGTCGTCGCCGACACCGTCAACCACGCCCTGCGCCGCCTCGACCTCGGCTCGGGGGCCGTGACGACCCTGGCCGGGACCGGGAGGCAGTGGTGGCAGGGGTCGCCGACGTCCGGTCCCGCGCGCGAGGTCGACCTCTCCTCACCGTGGGACGTGGCGCTCTTCGGCGGCCGGGTGTGGATCGCCATGGCCGGCGTGCACCAGCTGTGGGCGTACGACCCGGCCGACGGCACGGTGGGCGTCGTGGCGGGCACGACCAACGAGGGGCTCGTCGACGGACCGGGCGCCGAGGCCTGGTTCGCCCAGCCGTCGGGTCTCGCCGCCGCGCCGGACGGGGAGCGGCTGTGGCTCGCCGACTCCGAGACGTCGGCGCTGCGCTGGGTCGACCGGGCGGGCGTCGTGCACACGGCTGTCGGCACCGGGCTGTTCGACTTCGGGCACCGCGACGGCGCGGCCGGGCAGGCCCTGCTCCAGCATCCGCTGGGCGTCACCGTGCTGCCCGACGGCTCGGTCGCCGTCAGCGACACCTACAACCACGCCCTGCGCCGCTACGACCCGGCGACCGGCGAGGTCAGCACGCTGGCGACGGACTTGAGGGAGCCCAGCGACGCCGTCCTGGTCGGCGAGGACATCGTGGTCGTCGAGTCGGCCCGGCACCGGCTGACCCGGCTGCGGCTGCCGGAGGAGGCCGTCACGGTGGACGCGGTGGCCCACCGCACCCGGCGCGCGGCCACCGAGGTCGCACCGGGCGCGCTGCGGCTGGACGTGATCTTCCAGGCGCCGGCCGGCCAGAAACTGGACACCCGGTACGGTCCGTCGACGCGGCTGCTGGTCTCCGCCACCCCGCCCGAGCTGCTGCTGAAGGGGGAGGGCGCGGGCACGGACCTGACCCGCGCGCTGGAGCTCGATCCGGCGGTGCCGGAAGGGGTCCTGCACGTCTCCGCGATGGCGGCCTCGTGCGACGACGGCCCGGCCAACGAGTACCCGGCCTGCCACGTCCACCAGCAGGACTGGGGTGTCCCGGTCCGCCTCACCGAGGGCGCGGCGGACCGGCTGGCACTGGTTCTCGCCGGCCTCGACCCGCAGGCCTGA
- a CDS encoding DUF6458 family protein has product MGLGGCIILIAVGAILTFATDWDMQGVNLDLVGVILMIVGLIGVTTFSSIARRRRVMVPPASTTVVETERHHPRDGYSDGYGV; this is encoded by the coding sequence ATGGGCCTCGGCGGATGCATCATCCTCATCGCCGTGGGAGCCATCCTCACGTTCGCGACCGACTGGGACATGCAGGGCGTCAACCTCGACCTGGTCGGCGTCATCCTGATGATCGTCGGCCTGATCGGCGTGACGACCTTCAGCAGCATCGCCCGGCGCCGCCGCGTGATGGTGCCTCCCGCCTCGACCACGGTGGTCGAGACCGAGCGGCACCACCCCCGCGACGGCTACAGCGACGGCTACGGCGTCTGA
- a CDS encoding M18 family aminopeptidase, protein MSEPSRFDRGHTDDLLTYLTASPSPYHAVANTAERLEKAGFRQVSETDAWDAGTHGVSASGSGGRYVLRGGAIVAWYVPEGAAPHTPFRIIGAHTDSPNLRVKPLPDTGAHGWRQVAVEIYGGPLLNSWLDRDLGLAGRLTLRDGTTRLVDVGRPLLRVPQLAIHLDRSVNADGLKLDKQRHLQPVWGLGGDVRDGDLIAFLEETAGLAPGQVTGWDLMAHSVEPPAYLGRDQELVAGPRMDNLLSVHAGTAALTAVATSGAEPPYIPVLAAFDHEENGSQSDTGADGPLLGSVLERSVFARGGSYEDRARAFAGTVCLSSDTGHAVHPNYAERHDPTHHPRVNGGPILKVNVNNRYATDGSGRAIFAAACEKAGVPFQHFVSNNSMPCGTTIGPITAARHGIRTVDIGVAILSMHSARELCGDADPYLLANALTAFLRG, encoded by the coding sequence ATGAGCGAACCCTCCCGCTTCGACCGCGGCCACACCGACGACCTCTTGACGTACCTGACGGCGAGCCCGTCGCCGTACCACGCCGTGGCGAACACAGCCGAGCGGCTCGAGAAGGCCGGATTCCGCCAGGTCTCGGAGACGGACGCCTGGGACGCCGGGACGCACGGCGTCTCCGCCTCGGGCAGCGGCGGCCGGTATGTGCTGCGCGGGGGTGCGATCGTGGCCTGGTACGTGCCCGAGGGCGCGGCGCCGCACACGCCGTTCCGGATCATCGGCGCGCACACCGACTCCCCCAACCTGCGCGTCAAGCCGCTGCCGGACACCGGCGCGCACGGCTGGCGGCAGGTGGCCGTGGAGATCTACGGCGGCCCGCTGCTCAACTCCTGGCTCGACCGCGACCTGGGCCTCGCGGGCCGGCTGACGCTGCGGGACGGCACGACGCGCCTCGTCGACGTCGGCCGCCCGCTGCTGCGCGTCCCCCAACTCGCCATCCACCTCGACCGTTCGGTCAACGCCGACGGCCTCAAGCTCGACAAGCAGCGTCACCTCCAGCCCGTCTGGGGCCTGGGCGGCGACGTGCGCGACGGCGACCTGATCGCGTTCCTGGAGGAGACGGCCGGGCTGGCCCCGGGCCAGGTCACCGGCTGGGACCTGATGGCGCACTCCGTGGAGCCGCCCGCCTACCTGGGCCGCGACCAGGAACTGGTGGCCGGCCCGCGCATGGACAACCTGCTGTCCGTGCACGCCGGCACGGCGGCGCTGACGGCCGTGGCGACGAGCGGCGCGGAGCCGCCGTACATCCCGGTGCTGGCCGCCTTCGACCACGAGGAGAACGGTTCGCAGTCCGACACCGGCGCGGACGGCCCACTGCTCGGCAGCGTGCTGGAACGTTCGGTCTTCGCGCGCGGAGGCTCGTACGAAGACCGGGCGAGAGCCTTCGCCGGCACCGTCTGTCTCTCCTCCGACACCGGTCACGCCGTGCACCCCAACTACGCGGAGCGGCACGACCCGACGCACCACCCGCGGGTCAACGGCGGTCCGATCCTCAAGGTCAACGTCAACAACCGCTACGCGACGGACGGTTCGGGCCGGGCGATTTTCGCCGCCGCCTGTGAGAAGGCGGGCGTGCCGTTCCAGCACTTCGTCTCCAACAACTCCATGCCGTGCGGCACGACCATCGGCCCCATCACCGCGGCCCGGCACGGCATCCGCACCGTCGACATCGGCGTGGCCATCCTGTCGATGCACAGCGCACGGGAGTTGTGCGGCGACGCCGACCCGTACCTGCTGGCCAACGCGCTCACGGCGTTCCTGCGGGGCTGA
- a CDS encoding acyl-CoA dehydrogenase: MGHYKSNLRDIEFNLFEVLGRDKLYGTGPFEELDTETAKSILEELTRLSENELAESFTDADRNPPVFDPETNTAPVPASFKKSYQAFMDSEYWRLGLPEEIGGTTAPPSLIWGFAELILGANPAVWMYSSGPAFAGILFDEGNDVQKKIAQIAVERQWGSTMVLTEPDAGSDVGAGRTKAVQQEDGSWHIEGVKRFITSGEHDMSENILHYVLARPEGAGPGTKGLSLFMVPKTLFDFETGELGERNGVYATNVEHKMGLKASNTCEMTFGDRHPAKGWLIGDKHDGIRQMFRIIEFARMMVGTKAISTLSTGYLNALEYAKERVQGPDLANFMDKAAPKVTITHHPDVRRSLITQKAYAEGMRALVLYTASVQDAIAVKEAAGEDAKTEHALNDLLLPIVKGYGSEKGYEQLAQSLQTFGGSGFLQEYPIEQYIRDAKIDTLYEGTTAIQGQDFFFRKIVRNQGTALNSLAEDIKKFLAVDTGGEQLAGAREHLAKAAVELEAIVGLMLTDLAATEQDVKNIYKVGLNTTRLLLASGDVIVGYLLLKGAAIAAEKLETASAKDRPFYTGKIAAAKFFAANVLPGVTLARKVAADVELDLMELDEAAF, translated from the coding sequence ATGGGGCACTACAAGTCGAATCTTCGCGACATCGAGTTCAACCTCTTCGAGGTGCTCGGGCGCGACAAGCTGTACGGCACCGGCCCGTTCGAGGAGTTGGACACCGAGACCGCGAAGAGCATCCTCGAGGAGCTGACCCGCCTCTCGGAGAACGAGCTGGCGGAGTCCTTCACGGACGCCGACCGCAACCCGCCGGTCTTCGACCCGGAGACCAACACCGCGCCGGTCCCGGCCTCCTTCAAGAAGAGCTACCAGGCCTTCATGGACTCCGAGTACTGGCGGCTCGGCCTGCCCGAGGAGATCGGCGGCACCACCGCCCCGCCGTCCCTGATCTGGGGCTTCGCGGAGCTGATCCTCGGCGCGAACCCGGCCGTGTGGATGTACTCCTCCGGCCCGGCCTTCGCCGGCATCCTCTTCGACGAGGGCAACGACGTCCAGAAGAAGATCGCGCAGATCGCCGTCGAGAGGCAGTGGGGCTCGACGATGGTCCTCACCGAGCCCGACGCGGGCTCCGACGTGGGCGCGGGCCGCACGAAGGCCGTGCAGCAGGAGGACGGCTCCTGGCACATCGAGGGCGTCAAGCGCTTCATCACGTCCGGCGAGCACGACATGTCGGAGAACATCCTCCACTACGTCCTCGCCCGCCCCGAGGGCGCCGGCCCCGGCACCAAGGGCCTGTCCCTCTTCATGGTCCCGAAGACGCTCTTCGACTTCGAGACCGGCGAGCTGGGCGAGCGCAACGGTGTCTACGCCACGAACGTCGAGCACAAGATGGGCCTCAAGGCCTCCAACACCTGCGAGATGACCTTCGGCGACCGCCATCCCGCCAAGGGCTGGCTGATCGGCGACAAGCACGACGGCATCCGCCAGATGTTCCGCATCATCGAGTTCGCCCGCATGATGGTCGGCACGAAGGCGATCTCCACGCTCTCCACCGGCTACCTCAACGCGCTCGAGTACGCCAAGGAGCGCGTCCAGGGCCCCGACCTGGCGAACTTCATGGACAAGGCCGCGCCGAAGGTCACCATCACCCACCACCCCGACGTGCGGCGCTCGCTGATCACGCAGAAGGCGTACGCGGAGGGCATGCGCGCCCTCGTCCTCTACACGGCCTCGGTCCAGGACGCCATCGCGGTCAAGGAGGCGGCCGGCGAGGACGCCAAGACCGAGCACGCGCTCAACGACCTGCTCCTGCCGATCGTCAAGGGCTACGGCTCCGAGAAGGGCTACGAGCAGCTCGCCCAGTCGCTGCAGACCTTCGGCGGCTCCGGGTTCCTCCAGGAGTACCCGATCGAGCAGTACATCCGCGACGCCAAGATCGACACCCTGTACGAGGGCACCACCGCGATCCAGGGCCAGGACTTCTTCTTCCGGAAGATCGTCCGCAACCAGGGAACCGCGCTGAACTCCCTCGCCGAGGACATCAAGAAGTTCCTCGCGGTCGACACCGGCGGCGAGCAGCTGGCCGGCGCCCGCGAACACCTGGCGAAGGCGGCCGTCGAGCTGGAGGCCATCGTCGGCCTGATGCTGACCGACCTCGCGGCGACCGAGCAGGACGTCAAGAACATCTACAAGGTCGGCCTGAACACCACCCGCCTGCTGCTCGCCTCCGGTGACGTGATCGTCGGCTACCTGCTCCTCAAGGGCGCGGCGATCGCCGCCGAGAAGCTGGAGACGGCCTCCGCCAAGGACCGGCCGTTCTACACCGGCAAGATCGCGGCGGCGAAGTTCTTCGCGGCCAACGTCCTGCCGGGCGTCACCCTGGCCCGCAAGGTCGCCGCCGACGTCGAGCTGGACCTGATGGAGCTGGACGAGGCCGCGTTCTAG
- a CDS encoding SseB family protein produces the protein MYGYGQPMDGGAAQQQYASPQQQMPGGHGGYGQQPPLYPEPSPPSLADAVRAFTTGQLAAEDFQQVFATSKVYCPRGDNPGFLALHNTQQPVIPMFTSLKELRRYAGKESKYFVITGAEVIDLLPTGYGFVLDMEGEHRMVFDAKAVEQMVEFAMRRMYG, from the coding sequence ATGTACGGATACGGCCAGCCCATGGACGGCGGTGCTGCGCAGCAGCAGTACGCGTCGCCGCAGCAGCAGATGCCCGGCGGCCATGGCGGCTACGGGCAGCAGCCGCCCCTCTATCCGGAACCGTCCCCGCCGTCCCTCGCGGACGCGGTCCGCGCGTTCACCACGGGGCAGCTGGCCGCCGAGGACTTCCAGCAGGTCTTCGCCACCTCCAAGGTCTACTGCCCGCGCGGCGACAACCCCGGCTTCCTCGCCCTGCACAACACTCAGCAGCCGGTGATCCCGATGTTCACCAGCCTCAAGGAGCTGCGCCGGTACGCGGGCAAGGAGTCGAAGTACTTCGTGATCACCGGTGCGGAGGTGATCGACCTGCTGCCCACCGGCTACGGCTTCGTCCTCGACATGGAGGGCGAGCACCGGATGGTGTTCGACGCGAAGGCCGTGGAGCAGATGGTCGAGTTCGCGATGCGCCGGATGTACGGCTGA
- a CDS encoding pirin family protein produces the protein MPAVTVENPLTLPRVTAPAEAVARPVLAVTTAPSGFEGEGFPVRRAFAGINYRHLDPFIMMDQMGEVDYQPGEPKGTPWHPHRGFETVTYIIDGIFDHQDSQGGGGTITNGDTQWMTAGSGLLHIEAPPEHLVMSGGLFHGLQLWVNLPAKDKMMPPRYQDIRGGHVQLLTTPDGGALLRVIAGELDGHAGPGITHTPITMVHATVAAGAEITLPWREDFNGLAYVLAGKGSVGAERRPVHLGQTAVFGAGSSLTVRADDQQDSHTPDMEVVLLGGQPIREPMAHYGPFVMNTKDELQQAFDDFQKGRLGTIPAVHGMTEEGI, from the coding sequence ATGCCCGCAGTGACCGTCGAGAACCCGCTGACCCTCCCGCGCGTCACCGCGCCGGCCGAGGCCGTGGCACGTCCCGTGCTCGCCGTCACGACCGCGCCCAGCGGTTTCGAGGGCGAGGGCTTCCCGGTGCGCCGCGCGTTCGCCGGGATCAACTACCGTCACCTCGACCCGTTCATCATGATGGACCAGATGGGCGAGGTGGACTATCAGCCCGGGGAGCCGAAAGGCACCCCCTGGCACCCGCACCGCGGCTTCGAGACCGTCACGTACATCATCGACGGGATCTTCGACCACCAGGACAGCCAGGGCGGCGGCGGCACCATCACCAACGGCGACACGCAGTGGATGACGGCGGGCTCCGGCCTGCTGCACATCGAGGCGCCGCCCGAGCACCTGGTCATGTCCGGCGGTCTCTTCCACGGCCTGCAGCTGTGGGTGAACCTGCCGGCCAAGGACAAGATGATGCCCCCGCGGTACCAGGACATCCGAGGCGGGCACGTACAGCTCCTCACCACTCCCGACGGCGGCGCGCTGCTGCGGGTCATCGCCGGCGAGCTGGACGGGCACGCGGGGCCCGGCATCACCCACACCCCGATCACGATGGTCCACGCGACGGTGGCGGCGGGTGCGGAGATCACGCTGCCCTGGCGCGAGGACTTCAACGGCCTCGCGTACGTCCTCGCGGGCAAGGGCTCGGTCGGCGCCGAGCGCCGCCCGGTCCACCTGGGGCAGACGGCGGTCTTCGGCGCGGGCTCCTCGCTGACGGTCCGCGCGGACGACCAGCAGGACTCCCACACGCCCGACATGGAGGTCGTGCTGCTGGGCGGACAGCCGATCCGTGAGCCGATGGCGCACTACGGCCCGTTCGTCATGAACACCAAGGACGAGCTCCAGCAGGCCTTCGACGACTTCCAGAAGGGCCGCCTGGGCACGATCCCGGCCGTGCACGGGATGACGGAGGAGGGCATCTAG
- a CDS encoding BRO-N domain-containing protein yields MYEQNNTPPPNRSAARQDAIEISDFVYAATGARVRRLTTPDGTHWFPAVDVCKNLGYAHVGSTLRNIADAANFDSLESVLQRHTLSIPAGREWRRDMNLVTLQGLILLVNSCTKPESQPFKTWVASVIATIQRDGSYALAPAPVQPAPTGGTAYVMPEQVVDALVRLEERNMVMDESMAAVAGERNDLLRQINHSLQDIAAALKRPDDRSRPSPAPELTPQQLLAKWRAKDLACAEDVHTVAAYLAPALLHGGATYRVEEISADTGLSHKRVHDSLDLLFERGCVRHAGHAPDGSPICVLP; encoded by the coding sequence ATGTACGAGCAGAACAACACACCGCCGCCGAACCGGTCGGCGGCACGGCAGGACGCGATCGAGATCAGCGACTTCGTCTACGCGGCGACCGGCGCACGGGTGCGCAGGCTCACCACTCCGGACGGGACGCATTGGTTCCCGGCAGTCGACGTGTGCAAGAACCTGGGCTACGCACACGTCGGTTCCACTCTGCGCAACATCGCGGACGCAGCCAACTTCGACAGCCTCGAGAGTGTGCTTCAGAGGCACACTCTCAGCATTCCCGCAGGTCGAGAGTGGCGACGAGACATGAATCTGGTCACGCTTCAGGGGTTGATCCTCTTGGTCAACTCCTGCACCAAGCCGGAGTCGCAGCCCTTCAAGACCTGGGTCGCCAGTGTCATCGCCACCATCCAGCGCGACGGCTCCTACGCCCTGGCACCCGCCCCCGTGCAGCCCGCCCCCACCGGGGGTACCGCGTACGTCATGCCGGAGCAGGTCGTCGACGCTCTCGTGCGCCTCGAAGAGCGCAACATGGTGATGGACGAGAGCATGGCCGCCGTCGCCGGGGAGCGCAACGACCTGCTGCGGCAGATCAACCACAGCCTTCAGGACATCGCCGCCGCCCTCAAGCGTCCCGACGACCGCTCTCGGCCCTCACCGGCTCCGGAGCTGACGCCTCAGCAGCTGCTCGCCAAGTGGAGGGCGAAGGACCTGGCCTGCGCTGAGGACGTGCACACCGTGGCCGCCTACTTGGCCCCAGCGCTGCTGCACGGCGGGGCCACGTATCGCGTGGAAGAGATCAGCGCCGACACGGGCCTCTCGCACAAGCGCGTACACGACAGCTTGGATCTGCTGTTCGAACGGGGGTGTGTGCGGCATGCGGGTCACGCACCGGACGGGAGCCCGATCTGCGTACTGCCGTAG
- a CDS encoding AI-2E family transporter, whose protein sequence is MHLLPLPARRFAAWCAVVLLASGVGYVGIRLCSELRTAVTPVLLALLGTALLRPLYRRMVAAGVPRSLSAGITCVAVVAVVGGAVYIVVAALIDSGDQIVAALRSAARGVADHFGAAGTSLDDLASHAKELLTKFGGTAASNVISGVSVVGETIAMAVLALLLVFFFLRDSYRAVAVLRSVAPGGSADTLEAMARRAFRAVEGFMRGTTFIAFIDAVCITVGLLVLDVPGAVGLGALVFVGAYIPYLGAFLSGAVAVLVALADRGFVIALWALGVVLAVQVLEGHVLQPVIQSRTVQMHPAVVMVAITAGASVAGILGMLLAVPLTAAGFGILHELRTRYETVADGS, encoded by the coding sequence GTGCATCTGCTCCCGCTTCCCGCCCGCCGCTTCGCGGCCTGGTGCGCCGTGGTGCTGCTGGCGTCGGGCGTCGGGTATGTCGGGATCAGGCTCTGCTCCGAGTTGCGCACCGCCGTCACACCCGTGCTGCTGGCGTTGCTGGGGACCGCGCTGCTGCGGCCGCTGTACCGGCGGATGGTGGCGGCCGGGGTGCCGCGGTCGCTGTCGGCCGGGATCACCTGTGTCGCCGTCGTCGCAGTGGTCGGCGGGGCCGTGTACATCGTGGTCGCCGCGCTGATCGACAGCGGGGACCAGATCGTCGCCGCGCTCAGGTCGGCGGCGAGGGGCGTCGCCGATCACTTCGGGGCGGCCGGGACCTCGCTCGACGACCTCGCCTCCCATGCGAAGGAGCTGCTCACCAAGTTCGGGGGGACGGCCGCCTCCAATGTCATCAGCGGGGTGAGCGTCGTCGGCGAGACCATCGCCATGGCCGTGCTGGCGCTGCTGCTCGTCTTCTTCTTCCTGCGGGACTCCTACCGGGCCGTCGCCGTTCTGCGGTCCGTCGCTCCGGGCGGCAGCGCCGACACCCTCGAGGCCATGGCCCGGCGGGCCTTCCGGGCCGTCGAGGGGTTCATGCGGGGGACGACGTTCATCGCCTTCATCGACGCGGTGTGCATCACGGTCGGGCTGCTCGTCCTCGATGTGCCGGGCGCGGTGGGGCTGGGCGCTCTCGTCTTCGTGGGGGCGTACATCCCGTATCTCGGCGCGTTCCTCTCCGGGGCGGTCGCGGTGCTGGTCGCGCTCGCCGACCGGGGCTTCGTCATCGCGCTGTGGGCGCTCGGCGTGGTGCTCGCCGTGCAGGTGCTGGAGGGGCATGTGCTGCAGCCGGTGATCCAGAGCCGGACCGTGCAGATGCACCCGGCGGTGGTCATGGTCGCGATCACGGCCGGGGCGTCCGTGGCCGGGATCCTCGGCATGCTGCTCGCGGTGCCCCTGACCGCGGCCGGCTTCGGGATCCTGCACGAACTGCGGACGCGCTACGAGACTGTCGCCGACGGTTCGTAG